DNA sequence from the Stenotrophomonas sp. 24(2023) genome:
GCCTGTACGTACGCGGCTGGCAGGCGGAGCTGGAGCCGGGTGGCTGGCCGCTGGATACCTGGCGGGTGCTGGCCGGCATGTATCCCGATTCGTTCGCCGGCCTGTCCAACACCGCCTGGTACCTGGTGCTGGACAACCGGTTTGCCGAAGCCGAACCGTTCGCACGCGGTGCATCGGTGCCGCAGGACCACCTGCGATCCTGGCCGATGGTGATGGTCGGGCGCATCCAGCTGGCGCGCAACGATGCCGAAGGGGCGCTGGCCACGCTCAGGGAAGTGGCCAGCCTGCGTGGCATCGGTGCCGATGACAGCGAGGTGGACGTGCTGGTGGCGCTGCGCCGCTATGCGCAGGCCGGGCAGATGCTCGACAGCCTGGGCGAGGGCCGTGATGACCTGCAGAAGCTGATGTTCCTGCGCGCGCGCATGCTGCTGGCCGCCGATCGCGGCGACTGCAGTGCCATGCGTGCCGCTGTACGCGCCGATACCCTGCGCCCGGTACTGGTGGATTACCAGATCCAGCGGCAGCTGATGCATGCCACGGTGGCCAGCCTGTGCGAAGCCGGCAGCGGCCAGCAGCTGGCCGGGCTGGGCACGCAGCTGCAGGCATTGCTGGCCGACCGTGACCACCCCAATCTTGCCGACCGCACGCTGCAGCTGCTGGCGGTGGCCTACCTTGCGCAGCGTGATGGCCAGCCCGCGCTGGCCGCCAAGCTGCTGCGCGACAACGCGGCGGTCCTGCGCGCGCAGAAGAGCCCGGTTACCCAGCACCGGTTGCGCGTGGTGCAGGCAATGGATGCGCTGGGCCGCGGCGATGCCGACGGAGCACTGCGGATCCTGGCGCCGATCCTGGATGGCAGCGAACCGTTCCAGGCCCATGTGGTGATGCTGCATGCCCACCAGGCACGCAACGACCCGGCGGGAGTGAAGCAGCAGCAGGAATGGCTGACCCGCCACCGGGGCCTGGCCATTGCCGAGGTGCCGGCCATGCAGGTCTGGCAGCCGCTCAACGTGCACGATGTGGCGACCTGGGGCGCCCCGTGGAGCGCCCCGGGTTCACCGTGAAGCGGTGTCAGCTGATCGTTTCGCCGATCTTGCCGGCCTCGAAGCAGAAGATGATGTTCATCGCCGAGGTCGAGCCGCTCAGGTAGGCCTCCAGCGCGGTGCGCACCGCCTGCAGTTCTTCCGGCGTGGCCAGCACATCCACCGCCAGGCAGGCGGTGTGGCTGCCCGGATCGATGCCGATGGAGGACAGCGCCGCCAGCGCATCGGTCACGAACAGGCTGCGGAACGCTGCATCACCGATCAGGTGGTCCAGCAGCAGGGCGGCGTCGGCCGGGGACAGGGTGCCGGAGGTGGGCGTCGGGGACATGTAGGGATTTCCAGGGAAATGAACTGTTGATATCGGCGCCGATGCGCGTGACCTGAGCGCTCAAGCATCGGCGTCGCCGGCCGTTGTATCTGCGTCACCGCCCTTGAGGAACGTCCGATGCGAATCCGCCGCTGTGCCCACCTGCTGCTGGAACCGCACGATGTGGTCTCGGTCGATCTGGCTGCGCTGGTCCGCGGCAGCATGGCCACGCGTGTGCAGCCGCGCTGGTTGGCGCGGGCGGCGCATCAGCGCGAGCCGGTGGAGGTGGATGCCGAGGACATGCGCGTGCTGGGCAGCATCGGCGCCGGCACGTGGATGGAATGTCCGGTCGGCACGCCCGACGCTGCGATCATCGCGGGGCTGCTTGAAAAGGGGCTGCTGCTCAGTGACGACCCGGCCCACCGGCTGGCATGCCAAGGCGATGAACAGCTGCGCGAGGGCCACTGGTGGACACCGATGGCGGTGGCACACGCGCACTCGCGATGGGGCGGGGTGGACAGCGTGACCGACATGCATGCGCGCGGCCTGGATACCGCTGCAGGGCTGCGGCGCATGTTCGGTCCGCCGCCGGCGGCCGTGCACGCCCGGCCGGGGCACTACCAGGGGCTGCCGCTGCAGGAGCAGACCGGCTTCGATGCACTGCTGGCACAGCGTTCGACCTGCCGCAACTTCGACACGGCACGCCACCTGCCGCTGCCGCTGCTGGCACAGCTGCTGCAGCGCACGGTCATGGCCCATGCGCAGGTCGAGGTCGATGCCGATGCGGTGTTCCTGAAGAAGAACGTCCCTTCGGGCGGGGGGCTGCACGCCACCGATGTGTTCCTGCTGGTACAGCGCGTGCAGGACCTGGTGCCGGGCCTGTACCACTACCACCCGGTACAGCATGCGCTGCTCCGGCTGCCATCGCCCGCGGCAGCCGACCTGCCGGCGTTGTCGCGCCGGCTGCTGTCCGGCCAGCAGTGGTTCGCCGATGCGGCGGTACTGCTGGTCCTGGCACCGCGTTTCGAGCGCAGTTTCTGGAAGTACCGCGACCACAGCAAGGCCTACCGCGCGCTGGTGCTGGATACCGGCCACATCGCCCAGGCCGTGCAGACCTGTGCGACCGAGGCCGGGCTGGGCGCGTTCATCACGGCAGCCATCAACGAAGCCGATGTGGATGCGGCGTTCGGCCTGGATGGCACTGGCCAGGGCGCCGTGGCGGTATGCGGCGTTGGCTGGCGCGCGGCGGTCCGGCAGACGGCCGAATTCGATCCGCCGCGCGTGCCGCAGCCGGCCTAGCCCGCCTCGAAATCCACCAGCACCGCCCCGTCCAGCACCTGCTGGCCGGCCTGCACGCGGAAGCCATGCACGGTGCCATCGGCGGGCGCCTGCAGGGTGTGCTCCATCTTCATTGCCTCAAGCACCACCAGCGGTGTGCCGCGCTTGACCTGGGCGCCGGCCGCCACCAGCGTGGCGACGATCTTCCCCGGCATCGGGGCCAGCAGGCTGCCGGCATCGGTGGCGGACTGTTCCGATTCGCCCACCGGGTCATGCACGGTGAAGCGGTGCGCCCCCTGTGCGGTGAACAGGTGCAGCTGGTCGCCGTCCAGGCGGCCCTGCACGCGCCAGCGCTGGCCCTCCAGCTGCGCGGTCACCGTGCCGGCGTCACTGTGGCCCGGTACCGTGACGATGGCACCGTCGTCGCGTTGCACGTTCCAGCCCTCGGCCAGGGGCCATACCCGCAGCGTGTGGCGGTGATCGCCCTGCTGCAGCGGCAGCACGCGCGGTGCGGCACGGCCCAGGCGCCAGCCATCGCGCGCAGCCCATGGCGAATGCGGATCGCGCGCGTCATGGGTGGCGGCCACCGGCGTGGCCACCACTGCGATCGCGGCCAGCACCCACAGGGCATCGGTACTGTCCTGGCCGGCAGCCAAGGCGTCGTGCTCGCGCTCGATCAGCGCGGTGTCCAGCACCGCGTGGGTGAACGAGTCGGTGCCGACCAGGCGGCGCAGGAAGCCGGCATTGGTGGTCACGCCCACCACCTGGCAGTCGGCCAGGGCTTGGCGCATGCGGCGCAGGGCACCTGCGCGGTCAACGTCCCACACGATCAGCTTGGCGATCATCGGGTCGTAGTAGGGGGTGATGCTGTCGCCTTCCTCCACGCCGGTATCCACGCGCACGTGCGCCGATGGCACGGGCAGGCGCAGGTGGCGCAGGGTGCCGGTGGAGGGCAGGAAGCCGCGGTCGGCGTCCTCGGCATACAGCCGGGCTTCGATGGCGTGGCCGTGGATGGACAGCTCGTCCTGGCGCTTGGGCAGCGGCTGGCCGGCGGCCACGCGCAGCTGCCATTCCACCAGGTCGGTCCCGGTGATGTATTCGGTCACCGGGTGCTCGACCTGCAGGCGGGTGTTCATTTCCATGAAGTAGAAATCACCCTCGGGACCGGCGATGAATTCCACCGTGCCTGCACCGACGTAGCCCACCGCGCGGGCGGCATCGACGGCGGCCTTGCCCATCGCCGCGCGGCGCTCGGCGGTCATGCCCGGTGCCGGGGCTTCCTCCAGCACCTTCTGGTGGCGGCGCTGCACCGAGCAGTCGCGCTCGAACAGGAAGACCGCATCGCCGTGGCCATCGCCGAACACCTGGATTTCGATATGGCGCGGGCGCTCGACGTACTTCTCCACCAGCACGTGGTCGTTGCCGAACGCGGCGCGGGCCTCGCGCTGGCAGCTGGCCAGCGCATCGACGAAGTCCTCGCTGCGCTCGACCTTGCGCATGCCCTTGCCGCCGCCACCGGCGCTGGCCTTGATCAGCACCGGATAGCCGATGGCATCGGCCTGCGTGCGCAGGAACGCAGGCTCCTGGCGCTCGCCGTGGTAGCCGGGCGTCAGCGGCACGCCGGCCTGGGCCATCAGCGCCTTGGCCGCGCTCTTGTCACCCATCGCGCGGATCGCACTGGCCGGTGGGCCGATGAAGGTGATGCCGGCGGCGGCGCAGGCGTCGGCAAAACCCGCATTCTCCGACAGGAAGCCGTACCCGGGATGGATCGCCTGCGCGCCGGTCAGGCGTGCGGCGTCCAGGATGGCATCGCTGCGCAGGTAGCTTTCACTGGCCGGTGCGGCACCGATGGCGATGGCTTCGTCGGCCAGGCGTACATGGCGCGCGTTGCGGTCGGCCTCGGAATACACCGCCACGGTGGCGATGCCCAGGCGGCGGCAGGTGGCGATGACGCGGCAGGCGATCTCGCCACGGTTGGCGATCAGGATCTTGGTGAACATGGCGGCAGGCTCGGTCATGGCACGGGTCACATGCGGAACACGCCGAAGCGCGTCGGCTGGGGGGCGGCGTTGAGGCTGGCCGACAGGGCCAGGCCGAGCACGCGGCGGGTATCGGCCGGATCGATCACGCCGTCGTCCCACAGGCGGGCACTGGCGTAGTACGGGTGGCCCTGCTGCTCGAACTGCTCGCGGATCGGCGCCTTGAAGGCATCTTCCTCCTCGGCCGGCCACTGGCCACCCTTGGCCTCGATGCCATCACGCTTGACCGTGGCCAGCACGCTGGCGGCCTGCTCGCCGCCCATCACGCCGATGCGCGCGTTCGGCCACATCCACAGGAAGTTGGGCGAATAGGCGCGGCCGCACATGCCGTAGTTGCCGGCACCGAACGAACCGCCGATCACCACGGTGAACTTGGGCACCCTGGCGCAGGCCACGGCCATCACCAGCTTGGCCCCGTCCTTGGCGATGCCGCCCTGTTCGTACTTGCGCCCGACCATGAAGCCGGTGATGTTCTGCAGGAACACCAGCGGGATGTTGCGCTGGGTGCACAGCTCGATGAAGTGCGCGCCCTTGAGCGCGGACTCGGAGAACAGGATGCCGTTGTTGGCGATGATGCCCACCGGGTAGCCGTGCAGGTGGGCAAAGCCGGTCACCAGCGTGCTGCCGTAGCGCGGCTTGAATTCATCGAAGCGCGAACCATCGACCAGCCGCGCGATCACTTCGCGCACGTCGAAGGGCTTGCGCGTATCGGCCGGAATCACGCCATACAGTTCCTCGGCGGGGAACAGCGGTGCCTGTGGCGGCTGCAGCGCCATCGCCGGCTCGGGCTTGCGCCAGTTGAGCTGGGCGACGATCGCCCGTACCCGCGCCAGGGCCTGCAGGTCGTTGTCGGCCATGTGGTCGGCCACGCCGGAAATGCGCGTGTGCACATCGGCCCCGCCCAGGTCCTCGGCGCTGACCACTTCACCGGTCGCCGCCTTCACCAGCGGCGGGCCACCGAGGAAGATCGTGCCCTGTTCGCGCACGATCACCGTTTCATCGCTCATCGCCGGCACGTAGGCGCCGCCGGCGGTGCAGCTGCCCATCACGCAGGCGATCTGCGGGATGCCCTGCGCGGACAGGTTGGCCTGGTTGTAGAAGATGCGGCCGAAATGGTCGCGGTCGGGGAACACCTCGTCCTGCAGCGGCAGGAAGGCGCCGCCCGAATCGACCAGGTAGATGCACGGCAGGTGGTTCTGCTCGGCGATCTCCTGCGCGCGCAGGTGCTTCTTGACCGTCATCGGGTAGTAGGTGCCGCCCTTGACCGTGGCGTCGTTGGCCACGATCACGCACTCCACGCCGCTGACCCGGCCGATGCCGGCCACCACGCCGGCGGCGGGCACCGCGCCGTCGTACATGCCGTGCGCGGCCAGCGGCGCGATCTCCAGGAACGCACTGCCGGGGTCGAGCAGGGCATCGATGCGGTCGCGCACCAGCAGCTTGCCGCGCGCGGTGTGCTTGGCCCGTGCGGCCTCGCTGCCGCCCAGCGCAGTACGCGCCAGGGTGGCGTGCAGGTCATCGACCACGGCCTGCATCGCCGCGTGGTTGGCCTGGAAGGAATCGCTGCCCGGTTGCAGCTGGCTGGTCAGTGAGGTCATCGCGGGGGCCTTCTTACAGGGTGCGCTGGAACAGTTCGCGGCCGATCAGCATGCGGCGGATCTCCGAGGTACCGGCGCCGATTTCATACAGCTTGGCATCGCGCCACAGGCGGCCGGTCGGGTACTCGTTGATGTAGCCGTTGCCGCCCAGGATCTGGATCGCCTGGCCGGTCAGCCAGGTGGCCTTCTCGGCGGCGTACAGGATGGCACCGGCCGCGTCCTGGCGGGTGGTGCGGCCCTGGTCGCAGGCGCGTGCCACCGCATACACATAGGCACGGCAGGCGCCCAGGCCGACATACATGTCGGCGATCTTGGCCTGGATCAGCTGGAAGCTGCCGATCGCTTCGCCGAACTGGTGGCGCTCGTGCACGTACGGCATCACCACGTCCATGGCCGCGGCCATCAGGCCCAGCGGGCCGCCGGACAGCACCACGCGCTCGTAGTCCAGGCCGGACATCAGCACGCGCACGCCGCCGCCGACCTGGCCCAGCACGTTTTCTTCGGGTACTTCGCAATCCTGGAACACCAGTTCGCAGGTGGGCGAGGAGCGCATGCCCAGCTTGTCCAGCTTCTGCGCGGTGGAAAAGCCCGCCATGCCCTTTTCCACCAGGAAGGCGGTGATGCCCTTGGCACCGGCGGCCATGTCGGTCTTGGCATAGACCACCAGCACGTCGGCATCCGGGCCGTTGGTGATCCACATCTTGTTGCCGTTGAGGACGTAGCGTTCACCGCGCTTGTCCGCGCGCAGCTTCATCGATACCACGTCCGAGCCGGCACCCGGTTCGCTCATTGCCAGTGCGCCGACCTTGGCACCGCTGCACAGGTCGGGCAGCAGGCGCTGCTTCTGCGCCTCGGTGCCGTTCTTGCGCAGCTGGTTCACGCACAGGTTGGAATGGGCGCCGTAGGACAGGCCGATGCCACCGGAGGCGCGCGAGATCTCTTCCATCGCCACCACATGGGCCAGGTAGCCCATGCCGGTGCCGCCGTAGTCTTCTTCCACGGTCATGCCCAGCAGGCCCTGCTCGCCGAACTTGCGCCACAGGGCCAGCGGGAACTGGTTGGTCGCATCGGCCTCGGCGGCCAGCGGGGCGACCTCGGTCGCGGCAAAATGGGCCACGCTCTCACGCAGCAGGTCGATCTCTTCGCCAAGATCGAAGTTCAGGGATGGCACGTGCATGCGGGCAGCTCCACAACTCAGGGCGGGGGAAGAAGGCGCACCCGGAAGGGGGGCAGGTCGCTGTTCACGGCAGCGGCCCGCACGGGCGTCGGGCCCAGCGTAGCGGGGTTCGGGTAAAAAGTGAACTACAATTCAATTATTGAAATAAGACTCAGGATATGGCCTACAAACGCTCACCCTTGATGGAAGAACGCCTGGCCGGGGCCCGCGAGCGGATCCTGCTGGCCACCCGTGAACTGGTCGCGGCCGGCGGCTGGCGGGCCGCCCCGGTGACGGCCGTGGCCACCCAGGCCGGGGTCTCCACCGGGTTGATCTACCGCCATTTCCCGTCCAAGGCCGAACTGTTCGTGGAAGTGCTCAACGCCGCCGTGGCGCATGAGGTGGAAATCATGGAGCGCATCGCCAGCGCCCCCGAACCGGCCACCGTGCGCCTGCGCCAGGCCGTGACCGCGTTCGTCCGCCGCGCCCTGGCCGGGCCCGGGCTGGCCCACGCCTTCATCGTCGAACCGGTCGACCCGGACGTGGAAGCCGAGCGCATGCGCGGCCGGCGGGCCTTCGGTGATGTGTTCCTGCGCCTGGTCGAAGAGGGCGTGGCGGCCGGTGAACTGCCCGCGCAGGATGCGCATGTGTCCGCCGCCTGCCTGGTCGGTGCCTTCACTGAAGCGCTGGTCGGCCCGACCGCGCCCAGCCGCGAGGCCCACCGCGACGAGGCTGCGCTGGTTGAAGCCATCTGCAGCTACTGCCTGCGGTCGATCGGTGCCCCCGTGAACCGGTAGCACGGCACCCGGCGGCGTCCAGCGTGCTGCGCACCCGCCGGCCGCGGACCGGTGCTGCCCGCACGCGGGCGGGGCAGCATGCTGCGCCGCACCAGCATTCATGTCTGTTGTCGCGCGCGAAGTGCGTTCTATACTCGACCGGACACGCAGTCGCTCAGCCGTGGTCCAACGACTACCAGCCAGGGGTAACGAAGAGTGCGGAATTACGATCTGGAGTTCCTGAAACGCTTCTCCATGGTGATCGCGCTGTTGATGGCCATCACCCTCGGCCTCATCCTCCTTGCCGCCTACCTGCACACCCGCATTCCGCCGGAAGTGTCACCGGTGGCGGCCAAGCGCACCGAGCAGCGCATCGCCCCGGCCGGAGCGGTCTATGCCGGCAGCACCGGTGCCGCCGCGCAGGCGGCGGCCAAGGCCGCCGCACTGGCCAAGGCCGCATCGCAGGTTGCCTACGGCGGCACCACCGATGGCAAGGTGATCTTCGACAACCTGTGCACCGCCTGCCACACCACCGGTGTCGGCCAGGCGCCCACGCTGGACCATGCCCATTGGGACCAGCGCCTGGGCCAGGGCAAGGACACGCTGTACAAGCACGCCATCGAGGGCTACACCGGCCCGGATGGCGGCATCATGCCGCCCAAGGGCGGCAACCCGGCCCTGACCGAGGAGCAGATCCACGCCACCGTGGACTGGATGCTGGCCAACCTGAAGAAATAGCGCGCCGTGGCCCCGGCATCCGGCTTTGCCGGGTCGGGCCCATGACCTTCCGCGCAGGCCAGCGGTCACCTTGGCGCGGTAGTCTGTGCGCCTTTCCGTGGAGTCGTGAACCGATGCGCCGCCGTTCCCTTGCCCTTGCCCTGTCCCTGCTGCTGCCGGGGGTTGCCTTCGCCCAGGCCCAGCCACAGACCGCACCGGCGTCGAGCCCGGCCCCGCGTACCGGTGCGACCGTGGTCCTCACCAGCGCGCCCTCGGACTGGCGCCGCCTGGAAGGCCAGCGCGTACGCATTGCCGCGCCGTTGACCCTGGCCGGCAGCGATGGCCTGGAACGCTTCGGTGAACTGGTCGTGGCCTTCGATGGACGCTTGTGGCAGCCCACCGAAGTGGCCGCGCCGGGCACGGCCGGCATCGCCCAGGTGATGGCCGACAACGCGCGCCGCCGCCTGGTGCTGGACGATGGCAGCGATGCCCGTGACCCTGGCCCCGTCGCCTACCTTCCGGAGGGGGCCGACCTGCGCGTCGGCCTGCCGCTGCGCAACGTTGAAGGCATCGTGCGCATCGATGCACAGGGCCAGGTCAAGCTGCAGGTCGAGGGCGTGCTGGAGGTGCCGATGCTCAAGCGCGCCAGCACCCCGCCGGCAGTCGCTGGTCGCCTGCACGTGGCCGCGTTCAACCTGGAGAACTTCTTCAACGGTGATGGCCAGGGCGGCGGCTTCCCGACCCTGCGCGGTGCGCGCACGCTGGAGCAGCACAAGGCGCAGGTGGCCAAGCTGGTGGCTACCATCAATGCGCTGGGCACCGACGTGGCCGCGCTGATGGAACTGGAAAACGACGGTTACGGGCCGCAGTCGGCCATCGCCGAACTGGTCAACGCGCTCAACGCCGACATCGGTGCCGGTGGCGACTGGCGCTTCGTCGATGCCGGCAAGGGCCCGGGCGACAACCCGATCCGCGTCGGCATCATCTACCGCCAGGGCAGGCTGACCCCGGTCGGCGCACCGGTCACGCTGGAGGGCGGCCCGTTCGTCGAGCACAGCCGCGTGCCGTTGGCGCAGGCCTTCCGCGCGGCCACCGGCGAGCCGTTCATGGTGGTCGCCAACCACTTCAAGTCCAAGGGCTGCCGCGATGCCAGCGGCGCCGATGCCGACCAGAACGATGGCCAGGGCTGCTGGAACGCCACCCGCGTGGACTCGGCAAAGCGCTTGAACCAGTGGGTGAAGGCCGAAGCCGGCCGCCTGAAGGTGAAGGACATCGTGCTGCTGGGTGATTTCAACGCCTACGCGATGGAAGACCCGATCCGCACCCTGCGCGGGCTGGGCTGGCAGGACGCCTTCGCCGTGGCCCGGGTTGAACGCCCCTACAGCTACGTCTACAACGGCTATACCGGCCGCCTCGACCATGCCCTGCTCAGCGCCGGCATGGCCCGCCGCCTGGGCGGTGCCGCCGAATGGCACATCAACGCCGATGAGCCGGAAAGCGCCGGCTACCAACAGCGCAACATGCCGGGCC
Encoded proteins:
- a CDS encoding NHLP-related RiPP peptide, which codes for MSPTPTSGTLSPADAALLLDHLIGDAAFRSLFVTDALAALSSIGIDPGSHTACLAVDVLATPEELQAVRTALEAYLSGSTSAMNIIFCFEAGKIGETIS
- a CDS encoding putative peptide maturation dehydrogenase, with amino-acid sequence MRIRRCAHLLLEPHDVVSVDLAALVRGSMATRVQPRWLARAAHQREPVEVDAEDMRVLGSIGAGTWMECPVGTPDAAIIAGLLEKGLLLSDDPAHRLACQGDEQLREGHWWTPMAVAHAHSRWGGVDSVTDMHARGLDTAAGLRRMFGPPPAAVHARPGHYQGLPLQEQTGFDALLAQRSTCRNFDTARHLPLPLLAQLLQRTVMAHAQVEVDADAVFLKKNVPSGGGLHATDVFLLVQRVQDLVPGLYHYHPVQHALLRLPSPAAADLPALSRRLLSGQQWFADAAVLLVLAPRFERSFWKYRDHSKAYRALVLDTGHIAQAVQTCATEAGLGAFITAAINEADVDAAFGLDGTGQGAVAVCGVGWRAAVRQTAEFDPPRVPQPA
- a CDS encoding acetyl/propionyl/methylcrotonyl-CoA carboxylase subunit alpha, giving the protein MFTKILIANRGEIACRVIATCRRLGIATVAVYSEADRNARHVRLADEAIAIGAAPASESYLRSDAILDAARLTGAQAIHPGYGFLSENAGFADACAAAGITFIGPPASAIRAMGDKSAAKALMAQAGVPLTPGYHGERQEPAFLRTQADAIGYPVLIKASAGGGGKGMRKVERSEDFVDALASCQREARAAFGNDHVLVEKYVERPRHIEIQVFGDGHGDAVFLFERDCSVQRRHQKVLEEAPAPGMTAERRAAMGKAAVDAARAVGYVGAGTVEFIAGPEGDFYFMEMNTRLQVEHPVTEYITGTDLVEWQLRVAAGQPLPKRQDELSIHGHAIEARLYAEDADRGFLPSTGTLRHLRLPVPSAHVRVDTGVEEGDSITPYYDPMIAKLIVWDVDRAGALRRMRQALADCQVVGVTTNAGFLRRLVGTDSFTHAVLDTALIEREHDALAAGQDSTDALWVLAAIAVVATPVAATHDARDPHSPWAARDGWRLGRAAPRVLPLQQGDHRHTLRVWPLAEGWNVQRDDGAIVTVPGHSDAGTVTAQLEGQRWRVQGRLDGDQLHLFTAQGAHRFTVHDPVGESEQSATDAGSLLAPMPGKIVATLVAAGAQVKRGTPLVVLEAMKMEHTLQAPADGTVHGFRVQAGQQVLDGAVLVDFEAG
- a CDS encoding carboxyl transferase domain-containing protein — its product is MTSLTSQLQPGSDSFQANHAAMQAVVDDLHATLARTALGGSEAARAKHTARGKLLVRDRIDALLDPGSAFLEIAPLAAHGMYDGAVPAAGVVAGIGRVSGVECVIVANDATVKGGTYYPMTVKKHLRAQEIAEQNHLPCIYLVDSGGAFLPLQDEVFPDRDHFGRIFYNQANLSAQGIPQIACVMGSCTAGGAYVPAMSDETVIVREQGTIFLGGPPLVKAATGEVVSAEDLGGADVHTRISGVADHMADNDLQALARVRAIVAQLNWRKPEPAMALQPPQAPLFPAEELYGVIPADTRKPFDVREVIARLVDGSRFDEFKPRYGSTLVTGFAHLHGYPVGIIANNGILFSESALKGAHFIELCTQRNIPLVFLQNITGFMVGRKYEQGGIAKDGAKLVMAVACARVPKFTVVIGGSFGAGNYGMCGRAYSPNFLWMWPNARIGVMGGEQAASVLATVKRDGIEAKGGQWPAEEEDAFKAPIREQFEQQGHPYYASARLWDDGVIDPADTRRVLGLALSASLNAAPQPTRFGVFRM
- a CDS encoding isovaleryl-CoA dehydrogenase, encoding MHVPSLNFDLGEEIDLLRESVAHFAATEVAPLAAEADATNQFPLALWRKFGEQGLLGMTVEEDYGGTGMGYLAHVVAMEEISRASGGIGLSYGAHSNLCVNQLRKNGTEAQKQRLLPDLCSGAKVGALAMSEPGAGSDVVSMKLRADKRGERYVLNGNKMWITNGPDADVLVVYAKTDMAAGAKGITAFLVEKGMAGFSTAQKLDKLGMRSSPTCELVFQDCEVPEENVLGQVGGGVRVLMSGLDYERVVLSGGPLGLMAAAMDVVMPYVHERHQFGEAIGSFQLIQAKIADMYVGLGACRAYVYAVARACDQGRTTRQDAAGAILYAAEKATWLTGQAIQILGGNGYINEYPTGRLWRDAKLYEIGAGTSEIRRMLIGRELFQRTL
- a CDS encoding TetR/AcrR family transcriptional regulator, translating into MAYKRSPLMEERLAGARERILLATRELVAAGGWRAAPVTAVATQAGVSTGLIYRHFPSKAELFVEVLNAAVAHEVEIMERIASAPEPATVRLRQAVTAFVRRALAGPGLAHAFIVEPVDPDVEAERMRGRRAFGDVFLRLVEEGVAAGELPAQDAHVSAACLVGAFTEALVGPTAPSREAHRDEAALVEAICSYCLRSIGAPVNR
- a CDS encoding c-type cytochrome — translated: MRNYDLEFLKRFSMVIALLMAITLGLILLAAYLHTRIPPEVSPVAAKRTEQRIAPAGAVYAGSTGAAAQAAAKAAALAKAASQVAYGGTTDGKVIFDNLCTACHTTGVGQAPTLDHAHWDQRLGQGKDTLYKHAIEGYTGPDGGIMPPKGGNPALTEEQIHATVDWMLANLKK
- a CDS encoding ExeM/NucH family extracellular endonuclease: MRRRSLALALSLLLPGVAFAQAQPQTAPASSPAPRTGATVVLTSAPSDWRRLEGQRVRIAAPLTLAGSDGLERFGELVVAFDGRLWQPTEVAAPGTAGIAQVMADNARRRLVLDDGSDARDPGPVAYLPEGADLRVGLPLRNVEGIVRIDAQGQVKLQVEGVLEVPMLKRASTPPAVAGRLHVAAFNLENFFNGDGQGGGFPTLRGARTLEQHKAQVAKLVATINALGTDVAALMELENDGYGPQSAIAELVNALNADIGAGGDWRFVDAGKGPGDNPIRVGIIYRQGRLTPVGAPVTLEGGPFVEHSRVPLAQAFRAATGEPFMVVANHFKSKGCRDASGADADQNDGQGCWNATRVDSAKRLNQWVKAEAGRLKVKDIVLLGDFNAYAMEDPIRTLRGLGWQDAFAVARVERPYSYVYNGYTGRLDHALLSAGMARRLGGAAEWHINADEPESAGYQQRNMPGPWRSSDHDPLLLGFDK